The proteins below come from a single Phycisphaeraceae bacterium genomic window:
- a CDS encoding PEP-CTERM sorting domain-containing protein (PEP-CTERM proteins occur, often in large numbers, in the proteomes of bacteria that also encode an exosortase, a predicted intramembrane cysteine proteinase. The presence of a PEP-CTERM domain at a protein's C-terminus predicts cleavage within the sorting domain, followed by covalent anchoring to some some component of the (usually Gram-negative) cell surface. Many PEP-CTERM proteins exhibit an unusual sequence composition that includes large numbers of potential glycosylation sites. Expression of one such protein has been shown restore the ability of a bacterium to form floc, a type of biofilm.), producing the protein MTKLAVLAVAGLAAAASANPHLSATNGNAIAPTQVVNLLDVADVSLSNSRSNEWNIQLTFNQDINYTFGFPNATVFVIDLAAVVGKPAGAEAYIHAIGWNTTHTAFSPSWLSEFRIEFTDAGATTGVGLSPSGTAGSGGPENNNSGGSKVDLVGLGLDFTLNPGLLHLTLWDTFNDFGGGNEGVLLAGSWVSIGTKIVPAPGALALLGLGGLASIRRRR; encoded by the coding sequence ATGACGAAGCTTGCTGTTCTTGCTGTTGCTGGTCTGGCTGCCGCCGCCAGCGCGAATCCGCACCTGAGCGCGACCAATGGCAACGCCATTGCTCCGACCCAGGTCGTCAACCTGCTCGACGTTGCTGATGTCAGCCTGTCGAACAGCCGTTCCAACGAGTGGAACATCCAACTCACGTTCAATCAGGACATCAACTACACCTTCGGGTTCCCGAACGCCACCGTGTTCGTGATCGATCTGGCTGCAGTCGTCGGCAAGCCCGCCGGCGCCGAAGCCTACATCCACGCGATCGGTTGGAACACGACTCACACCGCGTTCAGCCCGTCGTGGCTCAGCGAGTTCCGCATTGAGTTCACCGACGCTGGTGCCACAACCGGCGTCGGCCTGAGCCCGAGCGGCACGGCTGGCTCCGGTGGCCCCGAGAACAACAACTCGGGCGGCTCGAAGGTTGACCTCGTCGGTCTCGGCCTCGACTTCACCCTCAACCCGGGTCTCCTCCACCTGACCCTCTGGGACACCTTCAACGACTTCGGCGGCGGCAACGAAGGCGTGCTCCTCGCGGGCAGCTGGGTTTCCATCGGCACCAAGATCGTTCCGGCCCCCGGCGCTCTGGCCCTCCTCGGCCTCGGCGGCTTGGCCAGCATCCGTCGTCGCCGCTAA
- a CDS encoding PEP-CTERM sorting domain-containing protein, which yields MMKRVALAVAALVTAAHADPNTQPNTAATPHTQVVNADNLFSISVSNTRNGTPANIRITFLQDINYTYGFPNAVAFNIDLAAAAGWIPEPAHIYGLEWDLTHTALSPSWLSEFRIEFTDKDMTTGFSINPSSTNTPGTETNTSGGLVDLISLGHDFYVQPPHILLTLWDTVDDFGGGVEGILHAGSTMTLAVKFIPAPSTLTLLCIGSVAAMRRRR from the coding sequence ATGATGAAGCGCGTTGCTCTCGCTGTTGCTGCCCTGGTAACTGCCGCCCATGCAGATCCGAACACTCAGCCCAATACTGCTGCCACTCCTCATACTCAGGTCGTCAACGCAGACAATCTGTTCAGCATATCGGTGTCCAATACCCGCAATGGAACTCCCGCAAATATCCGTATCACGTTCTTGCAAGACATCAACTACACCTACGGCTTTCCAAACGCCGTCGCCTTCAATATTGATCTCGCTGCTGCTGCGGGATGGATACCGGAACCGGCTCACATTTATGGCCTCGAATGGGACTTGACTCACACTGCCTTGAGCCCCTCATGGCTCAGCGAGTTTCGCATCGAGTTCACAGACAAGGACATGACCACAGGGTTCTCGATCAACCCCAGCTCCACCAACACGCCGGGAACCGAGACCAATACCTCGGGGGGTCTGGTTGACCTGATCAGCCTCGGTCACGACTTCTACGTTCAGCCGCCCCACATTCTTCTGACGCTATGGGACACAGTCGATGACTTCGGAGGCGGCGTGGAAGGCATTCTGCATGCCGGAAGCACCATGACACTTGCTGTCAAGTTCATCCCTGCTCCGAGTACACTGACGTTACTCTGTATTGGCAGTGTCGCAGCGATGCGCCGTCGCCGCTGA